The Vicinamibacterales bacterium genome contains the following window.
CCATTTTCATGGCTGACTCGACAGTAAATGCGTTCAAGTCGGTCATTTTATCTTTGGCTATGCTTTCAACCTGATCCCAGTTTACACTGGAAACCTTTTTACGGTTAGGCTCTGCAGAACCACTCTTTAAACCAGTAGCTTCCAGTAATTGGATTGCTACAGGAGGAGTTTTAATGATAAATTCGAATGACTTGTCGACATAAACAGTGATTACAACCGGTAAAACTTTACCTGGTTTATCTTGGGTACGTGCATTGAATTGCTTGCAAAACTCCATGATGTTCACACCTTTTGCTCCCAATGCGGGACCAACCGGTGGAGATGGATTAGCAGCGCCGCCCTTGATCTGTAATTTTATTAAAGCACCGACTTCTTTTGCCATTTT
Protein-coding sequences here:
- the rplK gene encoding 50S ribosomal protein L11, yielding MAKEVGALIKLQIKGGAANPSPPVGPALGAKGVNIMEFCKQFNARTQDKPGKVLPVVITVYVDKSFEFIIKTPPVAIQLLEATGLKSGSAEPNRKKVSSVNWDQVESIAKDKMTDLNAFTVESAMKMVAGTARSMGITVSGDAPWNN